One Malus sylvestris chromosome 14, drMalSylv7.2, whole genome shotgun sequence DNA segment encodes these proteins:
- the LOC126599102 gene encoding uncharacterized protein LOC126599102 yields the protein MESLPPINKMQLQRLLGKINFLRRFIANLAGKIQSLTPLLKLKDTKSFEWGPPYQKAFDSIKAYLTSPPVLVPPQKGKPLKLYISTSEKSIESLLAQTNEGRKEQAVYYLSRILTKVETRAVKGQAIADFLAEHQESQDEIINVPGILEKASGAGIVIINPQGVHNYYSFLLDYQGNTNNQAEYEAIIIGLEILIELGAMEVQVFGDSKLVINQLNGEYKCRHITMAGYYLATTQLLSYWDSEVSVNYVPRESNLAANEMAQIASGVPIQERKYGVDVEVQRRNLLSILKKRFSLDIMVLETETEDWRSPIIHHLKDPSAPTSKKNRQQATKYVLWEENLLRKTPDGLLLKCLGQEESMRVMAEVHEGICGAHQAGTKMRWLIRSEEYIEAMCQGIKDLDVTRIEALNQIQEGKRVIALAYNKKVKLKSFKEGDLVWKAVLPLGAQLRGFGKWSPTWEGPFIVSQVLDKEGYYLADLEGNW from the exons atggagtcacTTCCGCCCATCAACAAAATGCAACTTCAGAGACTGCTaggcaaaattaatttcttaaggagattcattgctaatttagcAGGCAAAATTCAGTCGTTGACTCCTCTATTGAAACTGAAGGATACAAAAAGTTTCGAATGGGGACCACCATACCAAAAGGCTTTTGACAGCATCAAAGcctatttgacttctccaccaGTGTTGGTACCACCTCAAAAGGGAAAACCCTTAAAGCTATATATCTCTACTTCAGAGAAATCAATCGAGAGTTTACTAGCTCAAACCAATGAAGGCAGAAAAGAGCAGGCAGtatactacctcagtagaatttTGACTAAGGTAGAAACAAG GGCGGTCAAGGGCCAAGCAATTGCTGACTTCTTAGCAGAGCACCAAGAGTCTCAAGATGAGATCATCAATGTACCAGGGATCCTGGAG AAGGCTTCTGGAGCAGGGATTGTCATCATAAATCCCCAAGGAGTTCACAATTATTATTCATTCCTTCTAGATTACCAAGGGAATACCAACAATCAGGCGGAGTATGAAGCCATAATAATTGGCTTAGAGATCTTGATAGAGTTGGGGGCAATGGAGGTACAGGTATTTGGTGATTCAAAATTAGTGATAAACCAGCTAAATGGAGAAtacaagtgcagacatatcaccatGGCTGGGTATTACTTGGCGACCACGCAATTGTTAAGCTATTGGGATTCTGAAGTATCAGTTAATTATGTTCCTAGGGAATCTAATCTGGCGGCCAACGAGATGGCACAAATAGCCTCGGGAGTACCAATCCAGGAAAGGAAGTATGGAGTAGATGTCGAGGTTCAAAGAAGAAATCTTCTTTCTATCTTAAAAAAAAGATTCAGTCTAGATATAATGGTCCTAGAAACCGAGACGGAAGACTGGAGATCGCCtatcattcatcatttgaaAGATCCTTCTGCACCCACAAGCAAGAAGAATAGACAACAAGCAACTAAGTACGTCTTATGGGAGGAGAACCTGCTAAGGAAAACGCCGGATGGGCTTCTACTGAAATGTTTAGGTCAAGAAGAATCTATGAGAGTAATGGCCGAGGTACATGAAGGGATATGTGGGGCACATCAAGCTGGAACGAAGATGAGGTGGTTGATTAGGAG TGAAGAATACATAGAAGCTATGTGTCAAGGGATTAAAGATTTAGATGTAACCCGAATTGAggccttgaaccagattcaggAAGGGAAGAGAGTTATTGCCTTAGCTTATAACAAGAAGGTAAAACTGAAGTCTTTCAAGGAAGGAGATTTAGTTTGGAAGGCAGTCCTCCCTCTAGGAGCTCAGCTTAGGGGCTTTGggaaatggagcccgacatgggaaggtccttttaTTGTTAGTCAAGTATTAGACAAGGAAGGATATTACTTGGCTGATCTTGAAGGAAATTGGTAG
- the LOC126599835 gene encoding uncharacterized protein LOC126599835 produces the protein MALASAFLEILRRPTIVEVLGELMMFITPLWIAVVVGVFVGWAWKPKWANLVGRELLDSPITKQKESSSSSSSSQSSSTCIGLIPGLSSLKFQLPSCIPWPADERNPKEALSLPPTTNPDFSSSKIERESSGHVNNEDLRHICQLVEEKDGGPAWIHMMDRSTPTMRYQAWRRDPETGPPQYRSSTIYEDCTPELLRDFFWDDEFRVKWDDMLVHASTLEECPTTGTMLVHWVRKFPFFCSDREYLIGRRIWEAGRTYYCVTKGVPSSAVPRRDKPRRVDLYYSSWCIRAVESKRGDGQLTACEILLYHHEDMGIPWELAKLGVRQGMWGAVKKIEPGLRAYQKERASEAPLSRCAYMAQINTKVSADYLRSVENSTGDSMVVEKSDKLDSSDKPEGKSIPKLLVVGGAIALACSLDRGLLTKAVIFGVARRFAKIGRRF, from the exons ATGGCGTTGGCGTCGGCTTTTCTGGAAATTCTTAGACGACCCACGATTGTGGAGGTGCTCGGTGAGTTGATGATGTTCATAACCCCTCTGTGGATTGCTGTGGTTGTTGGTGTTTTTGTTGGGTGGGCGTGGAAGCCCAAATGGGCGAACTTGGTTGGCCGAGAGCTGTTGGATAGCCcaatcacaaaacaaaaagaatccTCCTCTTCCTCGTCGTCCTCGCAGAGTTCGTCCACGTGTATCGGTTTGATTCCGGGGCTGAGCTCGTTGAAGTTTCAGCTGCCCAGTTGCATTCCATGGCCTGCCGACGAAAGGAATCCGAAAGAGGCGCTTTCTTTGCCACCTACCACCAATCCTGATTTCAG CTCCTCAAAGATTGAAAGAGAAAGTTCCGGTCATGTGAACAATGAGGATTTACGGCACATATGCCAGCTTGTTGAGGAGAAAGATGGAGGGCCTGCTTGGATTCATATGATGGATCGGTCTACCCCAACTATGCGCTATCAAGCTTGGCGAAGAGACCCCGAG ACTGGACCTCCGCAATACCGCAGTAGTACTATATATGAGGACTGTACACCTGAGTTACTGAGGGATTTCTTTTGGGATGATGAGTTTCGAGTGAAGTGGGATGACATGCTTGTACATGCATCTACTTTGGAAGAATGTCCAACCACCGGAACCATGTTGGTGCACTGGGTGCGCAAG TTCCCATTCTTTTGTAGCGACAGAGAATACTTGATAGGTCGTCGCATTTGGGAAGCAGGACGGACATACTACTGCGTAACGAAG GGAGTACCCTCCTCTGCTGTACCAAGGCGTGACAAACCTAGACGTGTTGACTTGTACTATTCAAGTTGGTGCATTCGAGCAG TTGAATCAAAGAGAGGGGATGGCCAGCTTACTGCATGTGAAATTTTACTCTATCATCACGAAGATATGGGTATCCCTTGGGAACTTGCAAAACTTGGAGTCCGGCAAGGTATGTGGGGAGCTGTTAAAAAGATCGAACCTGGCTTGCGTGCATATCAGAAGGAGAGAGCCTCTGAAGCCCCACTTTCGCGGTGTGCTTACATGGCTCAGATCAACACCAAAGTCAGTGCAGACTACTTGAGATCTGTTGAAAACAGCACCGGCGATTCCATGGTGGTTGAAAAGTCAGATAAGTTGGATTCATCGGACAAACCAGAAGGGAAGAGCATACCTAAGCTTCTAGTTGTCGGTGGGGCTATTGCCCTTGCCTGTAGTCTTGACCGAGGGCTCTTAACAAAGGCAGTCATATTCGGAGTAGCCCGAAGATTTGCCAAAATTGGTAGGAGGTTCTGA